DNA sequence from the Cyprinus carpio isolate SPL01 chromosome B13, ASM1834038v1, whole genome shotgun sequence genome:
tccattggtgaacaagtgatgcaatgctaaaataCGCCAGATATGTTaccatcttggatagcctgagggtgagggTACTTTGCTAGAACACctgtgtgaaaataatttttggttaAAAGTAATGACAAAAATTGCATTTACAgtcatacattttaagtgtgacttaagtgtctAAATACATTCACTGTACAGCATTATATAATGGgtgcaaaataacaaattataggGTTAGTTTTGTTATCAACAGGACAATGCTGAGGTATTTCAGTTCAGTGAAAACATACAGCAGATGGAATTAGCCAAAAAATGTGGGAATACATCTGCTGCCTGTGATGTTTTCACAGGTGAGCTTATCTACATTATAAGAAAAGTGAAGTTCCACAAACGCAATAAGATCACCCAATAAAATTCACCACAGGATCTGCAAGACTCATTGTTTAGCATTAATTTCAGTATTACATAATTGGATGTTTATATAATCAGACTCACTCAGTTGGGCAGATTGTGCAATCTAATAAGCTTTTATTGCATGATGTTTGCATGAAATATGAGAGCAGGATAAAACCTCATATTCCACCACAGACGTCATCAACATTTCTGGACAGTCTAGACATTTTAATTACCccagtgtttctgttttttgcCTTGTTTTGAAATATGAGAAAAGATATTAGTAGATATTGGCAAGCAACACTATTACAATGGCTTACACTTAAGGTCATTTCATAAACTGTCCcacacatttgtatttttgacGTGGATGATATCATATATCATAAAGTTTGTTGAGGAGagatgtgctattacttttcaaGCGTATGTTTTCCACCTGGCAGATGATAAAATGGGCATAAAATTCTATAGACTTACACTGAAGGAGagtctggtttgtttgtgttCTTTTGCAGATATTCAAAATGAAGGAGTCAATACCTGTAGGCAAAGCATCTTGAAGAGAAAGAGgccagtgtgagtgtgtgactgtatgtgtgtgtacgcatgcgTGTATGTGGATGAGATTTCATAGGCCATGTCTGTCCCCACCAAACTAGAGAGGACAGTATGTGTCCTCCTTCCCACCAAGGAGACATTGGACATCACAGTGGGGGTAAATATTCAGctcttgtaatatttcatattgtgATTTGCAGcaatgacaaatgacaaaaaagtaatAACCTACGGAAGGCTgtactttatattgtaatatacagtatataaaatgtgCAGATGTGTGTTTATTGAGTTGAATGCAAGCATTTAGAAtcagaatgcatttaaaaatcatgtttttgtacCTGATTAATTGTCAAATCTGTTTTTCGTTTCCTCCAAGCTAAAAGCGACGGGTCAAGATGTGTTTCATCGTGTCTGTGAGCTTCTCGGGGTTAAAGAGCTGCACTACTTTGGATTGACTTTAGTCAAAAGTAAGAATTGATTCTTCCCAATTACAGTGTACCCTTTTAAAGATTGCAACAGGGGGATTGGCAGTGATGTCATACCAGAATCTTTTTTTAGTTCACCAGAGaatctttcagtgaacatttcttaaaagaaccattgttttcttagtgtaaagGGCATTATAATAATCTATAGAACTTTTTCCCCTATgaaaaccttttgtgcaatggaaaggttccatgaatgtaaaaggttcttcatggaaccatcgatgcAAAAGATCCtttatttttagagtgtactgtatgtgaatcTTAAAGGACGTATGTTTTTGTATCTACTGTAAATAGAAATTGTAACCACATTTGAGTTGCTTTATTTGTCGTTCACTGAAGACTTTTAAATACAAATGCTTACAGCTCAAGGCCTTCAGGTTGTTTGCCAATTCAAGCAATGTATGAACTGCTCCTGAATGACATAATCTGCAAAGACACAAACTTGCATTTGTTCCCAgggaaatattaattaaatccaTTTAAAACTAATGTGGCATTGAATATTTCTCTTTTGCCATTCCAATCAGGCTCTCTCTATTAAGAtgagttttttctctttttgctcTCATTTTCAACCTCTCATTCAAAAGCCTCATTCCAGCTTCTTCTTCCCTTGAATACATTTTTACGATTTTGTGTCACTCTCCTCTTGGACGAGcatctttgtttttgtgtatttgaggGCTGGTGACCCCTGAGGCTTGGAATCAAGTTATATTAACTTTAAGCATGGAATTCACCATGATTCACCACTTCACTGCAGAGAGGCAGCAGGAGAGAGCAATTGATATTGGCTTTGCATTTAGTAGGGTCACAACCTTCTCGTCATGAACCTTGGATAAAGAGACAGTGAGTCAGAGTTTGAGTCATTTAGTGAAGGAGGTAGTGATGTGAAGTTAGCAGTGATAAAGGATGAATAAACTGAATGGAATGTGAACTTGCGCTTGTAAAAACAAGTTAACAAGTTCACATaaattttttctgtgtttgtataGATAGTGAAACATACAATATAAACATTCTGACAGCATCTAAAACTTAATatgaattactgtatatataagaCAGATTAAaagagtttttgctgcttaatatttttgcgtaaactgtgatacactaccattcagaagtcaAGAGgaaatatgatttctttttttaaaaaaaaatgtttatccagaaatacattaaactgatcaaaagttatcaaaactatgttaaaattttttatttgcaataaattctgttcttttgaactttcatttcattaaatgattcctggaaaaaatgtatgatggttcccacaaaaatactaagcagcacaactgttttcaacattaataataaaaagaaagttatttttttaatcatttttaaaaatttatttctaaACTCAAGTGTGCATGAAAAGCAGTGTTTCTTGATCCGCAAATCCGCAAATTTCTTGATGAGAAGATGTGGTTTTTTGAGTGGTTTATGAGGGTTTTAGTGTGAATGTAAAGCTgtggtaatgatgctgaaaactctgAAATATAAAACtgctgaaataaattacactataaaatatattcagaaacaATACACTTATTTCCAACTGcattgatatttcacaatattatggttttactatatttttaatcaaataaatgcagcctttgtgagcataagagacttcttttaaaaacataaaataatcttaTTCATTCCAGACATTTGACCAGTAGTGAATATAGactatatttatgaaaataatagaCTATAAATATGAACAATGTGttatatgtgcatattttaaaaataaaatgacttaattttattaattgattattttaccaaaatatatGAAGAAATAATAATCCTAACCCTAATAATAATGTTctttgtataaattataaaaatatttttagtgtaatgatttgcatttttgatgctGACAGTACATTGCTATTGTACATGTCAGTGCCTGTTCAAACATAtgataatgtatgtgtgtatcacTACTTTGCATACAAATACTAAAGAGGTCACATTGGCAAATGAAATAAATCACATGGACCACTTGAATGAAAAGGATGTGCTTGAAACATTTGGGAAATAACATCTATTTATTGGTCTTAGCTAaatcttctttcattttttccaCTGTGACATTTATTTAAACCTTCTTAATTCCATTCTTGCACAAGCTCCTTTTTAGAAGTGTTTACACGATTTACTCAAAGCGCTAGAATTCTTTTGCAATCACAATCGCTCTGGCATGAGACTGCTAGTTTTTACTGGGGTAAGTTTTGTCTGCGGTTGGGGTTGTTGCATACCGGGCCCTGCGTTCACCAATGGCTCAACGGGTCTTTTCATTCCAGCCGTCCCCCTAATTGAGCTCATTGTTGGGCAGATTTCATGCATGAATTCATGATGCCATTGTTTGCGTGCCGAAAGCATTTACGCTTGTTTCCTGTGTGTCCTTTCTGGGCTGTTTTAGACAATGAGCACATCTTTCTGGACTTGGAAGAGAAACTTTCTCAGTACTTTCCTAAGGAGTGGAAACAGGACTCAGGGAAGGTGAGCTAACACAGTCCTCCATCATTATCAAAAGTACCATGGTGTTCttttaaatatctgtaaaatacCATGGTTCATTAATGTgataatcatataaatataaatagtgttgtgatTCTACTGATTCCATCACAGTATCACTGTACCATGTGCTCAGTGTTCTCTGTGGTCATCAGGGCGGTTACAGTATACAGATAAACACTAGTAGGCCGGTCGGGATGTGGGAGTGACGTCATAATGAGGGGGTTGCCACAGTAACCTAGTCAAGCCTGTTCTTTCTCTCGGCAGGGTTCACAGAGGAGGTCAATCCCTCCCCTGCTCTGTCTGAAGGTCCAGTATTATGTGGAGAATGGCAGACTCATCTGGTAAGAAACAGGCCAGAGATTCCCGAACGTTTGAAGAGAGGAATCCTCTCCTTGGCCTCTTCATTAATTTTAATCCACCAGGGTGTGAGGCCAGTTTGAGTGGGCATGTGATCTGGTTTTAATGTGGCCTGTGTTTGAAAGCTCTTTTTATTAGGAAGAATTTGGTGTAACTGAAAACTGCTTATAATGAAACTCAGCCTAACTTTAGATTTTATTGAATGTGGGAAATTAGTGGAGGATTTTGAAGAAATGACAGAGGAGAgtcaatttatttttgaattgatTTTATGTCATATATTTAGTTCTGCAGGATTAATATAGTTAAATTAGAAAATGATTGCAgaatttattttgttctattttaaatTAGGCTTGATgtgaatttcattttaaacatttaatttttcagtttagagcccgttttaatggttttgaaagaagtcacattcaccaaggctgcatttatttaacagtaataatgttaaatattattacaatttaaaaataacactttctattttttttttttttaaatgtaatttatttttgtgatggtaaagctaaattttcagcatcattactccagtcttcagtgtcacatgatccttcagaaatcattctaatatgcttatttgctgctcaagaatcattttgtaacattttatttgttgtaaatttttttgctgcttaatatttttttgtaattaggatttttttgtatttttttgtgtgttgttttaaaaataatttaattttctgtgatcaattactcaccctcatgccgttccaaaccagtaagacctttgtttatcttcagaacacaaattaagatatttttgattaaatcttaCAGCTTTCTAACCCTCAATGGACTATTTTACTAATGTCCTTACTgggtttctgggtctgggaacatttcagttgcgctGCTGctctctatgcagggtcagaaagctctcggattttatcaaaaatatcttaatttgtgtcccgaagatgaacaaaggtcttacaggtctggaacagcatgagggtgagtaattaatgaccaaAATCTTCATTTGAGTGGACTAAACCTTTAATAAAtggagagttcaaaagaacaggatttattggaaatagaattataaatagaaaagaattcttgctaaaacatttatatttgatgtctagtttatttttctcatgctctttttctgactcttttttttctgtgttctcaGTGAGCGTAAAGCGAGAAAACTGTACTACTATGATCTGCGAGAACGTGTCCTGCGCTCAGAATGCCGACAGCAGGAGGAAGTGTATTTCCAGCTGGCAGGATACGCCCTACAGGCCGATCACTCTGACCACCCCTCGGACAGCCACAGTCAGGGACATCCTGCGTATTTCCAACCCAAAGAATACTTTCCACCCTGGGTAAATCTTCATTAGAGTGTATGAAATACAATCACATACATTTGCATCCAAGCAAGAGGTGCTTACTTTGTTTTTAATCATAGTAAGATTTGGTTTAAATGGAAAAGTCCAGTATTTGTGGTATTTGGACATTGGTATACTAATGTCCTCACCAACGTTTTTAACTAACAAGACTTTTTGGACAACCAGCTACACCAGAAAGACCATGCTGATAGACAAGCATTTTTTGAAAAGCACCAAACCAGCAAATTCTTTAGTTTTGAAGGTTtgattaaagtttaattaaagtcTTATAAAGCATGGTGAGCGCCCACACTCCTTTTCATTATCACTCATGACCTGTGTCTGCTCTCTTATAGATAATTGCAAAGCGTGGAATTGACTACCTGCTGTGTCATGGGCCCAAGGTTCATAAAGAGCTGTGGGGGATGTCTTCGCGTGATGCTATTCTGCTCTTTATCAGAGAATCCTGCCGTCTGGAGGATGTCCCAGTCACCTTTTATCGCCTAcagaaggtcagaggtcacgcaCAGTTATCAGAATGTCTTGCTGTAGGTCAACACATTCTCAGCTGTGGAATGTAGGgagattttgaaaatgttttcaccAAAGTAGGAGTTAAAGGTGAAGTAATTTCTGCACTACTAGTGGCACCTGATGGAACTGCAGTGTGCTTGATTGAGTAATATTACAACAGCAGCTCAGCCAATgctagaatgatctctgaaggatcatgtgacactgaagactggagtaatgtctgctggAAATTTAGTTCTTCCATTACAGGatacattgtaacaatatttcaatgttactgttttactttgtatttgatcaaatgaatgcagcctttgtgagcgcAAGAGACCTCTTTGAAAAAAGAAGACACAATTTTCTGACCCTAAACTTTCAGTGTTGTATGTGCATGTAAtacaatactatataaatatatagatttgaATAAGGAATTAAggattttttatatgtatatgatatACATTAAAGCCTGTGTCTCTTTCCTGTAGgacaagaaagaagaaaaaggttCAGCGCTCCTTGGACTCACTCTACGAGGAATGCAAGTGTatcaggtgtgtgtctgtgaatgcATGAAGCACTTTTCTTGCCACTAAAAACGGGAAAACACTTCTTGTATATAAATTGTAGCAGTGCAAAAATCGGACACAGCAACATTGCAACAGTAGTTGTTGCACATTACCTGAAACATTGAAAATTATGGACTTTTCACTGCAAAGCACACGTGAATGGCCTACTTCATTGTGCATTATTCTGTGATTCAGTGCATTCCTGTGCTTTCTCTTTGAGCAAATCACAATGATAGAGCGCTCCAGATAGGCCTGACTGGAATGCATATATTAGATGGTCCAGTCCATAAACAGGGATTTGGAGTGCATGCCTTTcccttgagtcctctgatctgCCCATTAAAGCGTCTGGGTTGGATTAAACCAAGGGCCCTGTGTCTAAGAGATCAAAGACCCAGTGTGGTAAGGCCCCGACCCCAACCTTAAATGGGTTCCCTTTCTGCTTTGATAAAGAACAGGATTTATATATTACTCCTTTCTCACACTGCCAAATAAGCTTATATTAACAAATTATCTGTGGAAGTGGGTTTTGTAGCAAGTAGGGTTAGGAGATCTAAATGTTTGTTCCATTTTCAAGAAACTACTTCAACTGAATAATTTTGGTTGGAATGAACtgtatttgcaataaaataaattataaaattctataaaaatgttatgtatacttatttttttcttatataaatagtaatatttgttatctaatacaaatattattgtaatattaatataaaaacttaaaaatattaaaactaatattgttttttagagttttatgaaatataattaggACCAGTTTTTTTGGCTttcttaaaagtaataaaaaatcagtaatagAATCGTAAAGGAACCTGACCCATTTAGTTGAATCGGAATCTGAGCCATTTAATTTTCTAACAAATCTCATTCTTCTGATTTGACCCTTTTTTATGTGACAGGCcttgtttcttttatttgcagGAGGTGAACAATATGCGTGATCTGCTGTATGACTTCCCCTGGTTTCATGTGGGACGACTCACCTTTCTGGTAACATTTAATGTTATTGCTTGTTACATTATTAGATCACACCAGACCTCAGTTTCTCCCTCATTTCAAGTGATTTTTGGTTGATTTATCTGAACTCTTTGATGTGATTTGAAACGTGTTGCTCtaacattaaaagtattttttttaaatacagaggttCTGTCTTCTGCTCTCTGCACAGGGGAAGAAGTTTGAGATCCAGCCGGATGGTTTGCCCTCAGCGAGGAAGCTGGTGTACTACACGGGTTCGGCTTTTCGTTCCCGACACCTTTTGCTGCATTTAAGTTCCTGTCACCGATTGTACCTCAGTTTGCAACCTGCGCTCAAACACCTGCGGCAGCTTGAGGAGTCAGAGGGTGTGTGTCCACGTAATATTCATCTACAGGCCCTTCATGCTTGCTTTTGTAGTATGatttaggtttttgttttcttcaaaaaaaaaaaaaatagacttaatTTTCTTTAACACTAAATGGAGGTGACAGTGTCAAGGAAATAGATTCTAAaagaataaactttattttttttaatattctttttcttTGACACAGTCACCTCCGGCTTTTTGATTGCAATACTTGAATCaagcattttttataaatatgcttTGAAATggtttgtattgtgaaaagtgctatacaaatatacCTGAACTGAATGGAAAAATAAGGTGACTAGATTTCTGAAATATAATGAGTGGTCAAAATATCATTGAAAT
Encoded proteins:
- the zgc:172136 gene encoding FERM domain-containing protein 6, coding for MSVPTKLERTVCVLLPTKETLDITVGLKATGQDVFHRVCELLGVKELHYFGLTLVKNNEHIFLDLEEKLSQYFPKEWKQDSGKGSQRRSIPPLLCLKVQYYVENGRLICERKARKLYYYDLRERVLRSECRQQEEVYFQLAGYALQADHSDHPSDSHSQGHPAYFQPKEYFPPWIIAKRGIDYLLCHGPKVHKELWGMSSRDAILLFIRESCRLEDVPVTFYRLQKDKKEEKGSALLGLTLRGMQVYQEVNNMRDLLYDFPWFHVGRLTFLGKKFEIQPDGLPSARKLVYYTGSAFRSRHLLLHLSSCHRLYLSLQPALKHLRQLEESEEKRRYRESYISDELDMDQPCSEGSPRLSRHSTSSSGIEADTRQNSVSVEMVSMEEKEKSFISAVSHGSSHTSGIDTSSKARMDEDEWQEEDLQDVVKEPGEVSVDDPLDILRLAELLEGVSVDCPTIQSDTEFKGLQMSSVAVNNQVDHCDPDSMKQVSNQKSRHPADRYSLSLDDVRLYTPLLPLGTSTVPDTSLSYTFGLPHSPTSLCPDNTSFCVQRSSNCLSLDLLDDNQPLDLVL